A region from the Drosophila bipectinata strain 14024-0381.07 chromosome 3R, DbipHiC1v2, whole genome shotgun sequence genome encodes:
- the lute gene encoding BTB/POZ domain-containing protein 6-B isoform X2 encodes MASGSGNNSASTNNHGGNNPLNRLSLKSAGKRNQESMSHSQPNGGWINVETLNNGNGLLHSPPHNHQQQHQQQQRGSGAGGAVSPTGGGASASADHNIQITQPISAPSSPLASPGALNSSTSSGGGGGSGGGISGSPTAFSLPSGSAAAALAAISATPTSGSGSYVCSAGTNWHFAAVAASNAIDTADPNWQASKATVLERNAAMFNNELMSDVKFIVGGEFDIDPIQTIPAHKYILATGSSVFYAMFYGGLAENKQEIKVPDVEPTAFLTLLRYLYCDEIKLEPEHILATLYAAKKYIVPHLARACVNYLEVKLTAKNACLLLSQSRLFEEPELMQRCWEVIDAQAEMAVKSEDFVDIDLKTFESILSRETLNCKEIHLFEAALNWALNACEKMSIDDTPQNKRRLLGQALHLIRIPTMTLEEFANGVAQTGILSSQETIDMFLHFTAKMKPSLGFPTRSRAGLKTQVCHRFQSCAYRSNQWRYRGRCDSIQFSVDRRIFIVGFGLYGSSTGAANYNVKIELKRLGRTLAENDTKFFSDGSSNTFHVFFENPIQIEPECYYTASVILDGNELSFFGQEGMSEVLMGNVTFQFQCSSESTNGTGVQGGQIPELIFYGPTTVTALNSPTNSVCPTPIGGPLAAGSAAGGAPASSSSTAIAATGNNPNHSSGEDLAGEGST; translated from the exons ATGGCCAGCGGCAGTGGCAATAATTCCGCATCCACGAACAATCACGGAGGCAACAATCCGCTGAACAGGCTCTCCCTCAAGTCCGCCGGAAAGCGAAACCAGGAGAGCATGTCGCACTCCCAGCCCAATGGCGGCTGGATCAATG TGGAAACCCTTAACAATGGCAACGGGCTGCTCCATTCGCCGCCCCACaatcaccagcagcagcaccagcaacagcagcgcgGAAGCGGAGCCGGTGGAGCAGTATCGCCAACTGGAGGAGGTGCCTCCGCCAGTGCCGACCACAATATTCAGATAACGCAGCCGATCAGTGCCCCTTCATCGCCATTGGCCTCACCGGGCGCCCTTAACAGCAGCACAAGCAGCGGGGGAGGCGGTGGAAGTGGAGGAGGAATTAGCGGCAGTCCCACGGCCTTTTCCTTGCCCTCCGGTTCTGCGGCGGCTGCATTAGCTGCCATCTCAGCCACTCCCACCAGCGGCAGTGGGTCGTACGTTTGCTCGGCCGGGACCAACTGGCACTTTGCTGCTGTGGCGGCCTCCAATGCCATCGATACGGCCGATCCCAACTGGCAGGCCAGCAAGGCCACGGTGCTTGAGAGGAACGCTGCCATGTTTAACAACGAGCTCATGTCAGACGTCAAGTTCATTGTGGGAGGAGAGTTTG ATATTGATCCTATCCAGACCATACCCGCCCACAAATACATTCTCGCCACGGGAAGCTCCGTCTTCTACGCCATGTTCTATGGAGGATTGGCCGAAAACAAGCAGGAAATTAAAGTGCCTGATGTGGAACCCACTGCCTTTCTAACATTGCTAAG GTACCTCTATTGTGATGAAATCAAACTAGAACCTGAACACATCCTGGCTACCCTGTACGCTGCCAAGAAATACATCGTGCCCCATCTGGCCAGAGCCTGCGTTAACTATCTGGAGGTGAAGCTGACGGCAAAAAACGCCTGCCTACTTCTCAGTCAATCGCGTCTGTTCGAGGAGCCAGAACTGATGCAGCGTTGCTGGGAAGTGATAGACGCCCAGGCCGAGATGGCGGTTAAGTCCGAGGATTTTGTGGACATCGACCTCAAGACCTTTGAGTCGATCCTCTCGCGAGAAACACTCAACTGCAAGGAGATCCACCTGTTCGAGGCGGCTCTCAACTGGGCACTCAACGCCTGTGAAAAGATGAGCATCGATGATACCCCGCAAAACAAGCGTCGTTTGCTGGGACAGGCCTTGCACCTCATCCGCATTCCTACGATGACGCTGGAGGAGTTTGCCAACGGCGTAGCCCAAACCGGCATTCTATCGTCCCAGGAAACGATTGATATGTTTCTGCACTTCACCGCCAAGATGAAGCCCTCGCTAGGCTTCCCAACTAGGTCACGTGCAGGCCTGAAGACACAGGTTTGCCACCGCTTCCAGTCGTGTGCTTACCGCTCGAACCAGTGGCGCTACCGTGGACGCTGCGATTCTATTCAGTTTTCGGTTGATAGGAG AATCTTCATTGTTGGATTTGGACTGTATGGCTCGTCGACCGGCGCAGCCAATTACAACGTTAAGATCGAACTCAAGCGGCTGGGACGCACCCTTGCCGAAAACGACACCAAGTTCTTCTCGGATGGGTCGAGCAACACATTCCACGTGTTCTTCGAAAACCCGATTCAGATCGAACCCGAGTGCTACTACACCGCCTCTGTGATCCTGGACGGAAACGAGCTAAGCTTCTTTGGACAGGAGGGCATGTCGGAGGTGCTCATGGGCAATGTGACATTCCAGTTCCAGTGCTCTTCGGAGAGCACCAACGGCACTGGGGTCCAAGGCGGCCAAATTCCTGAGCTGATTTTCTATGGTCCGACCACTGTGACGGCTCTAAATTCACCAACAAATTCTGTGTGTCCCACGCCTATTGGAGGACCTTTGGCCGCGGGATCAGCAGCTGGTGGAGCACCAGCCTCTTCATCTTCCACTGCCATTGCTGCAACTGGTAATAACCCAAACCATAGTTCTGGGGAGGACCTGGCCGGCGAGGGAAGCACCTGA
- the lute gene encoding BTB/POZ domain-containing protein 6-B isoform X1, producing the protein MIEAFANHLSSHLGRHLLYWAIDTSNAGTGGGTSGNYGLNLRLSELINKFHGPLERGVQVLDHLLTLEEDDFAGHWGSAYAHSYEPEYAARVPENEELPPPEHMETLNNGNGLLHSPPHNHQQQHQQQQRGSGAGGAVSPTGGGASASADHNIQITQPISAPSSPLASPGALNSSTSSGGGGGSGGGISGSPTAFSLPSGSAAAALAAISATPTSGSGSYVCSAGTNWHFAAVAASNAIDTADPNWQASKATVLERNAAMFNNELMSDVKFIVGGEFDIDPIQTIPAHKYILATGSSVFYAMFYGGLAENKQEIKVPDVEPTAFLTLLRYLYCDEIKLEPEHILATLYAAKKYIVPHLARACVNYLEVKLTAKNACLLLSQSRLFEEPELMQRCWEVIDAQAEMAVKSEDFVDIDLKTFESILSRETLNCKEIHLFEAALNWALNACEKMSIDDTPQNKRRLLGQALHLIRIPTMTLEEFANGVAQTGILSSQETIDMFLHFTAKMKPSLGFPTRSRAGLKTQVCHRFQSCAYRSNQWRYRGRCDSIQFSVDRRIFIVGFGLYGSSTGAANYNVKIELKRLGRTLAENDTKFFSDGSSNTFHVFFENPIQIEPECYYTASVILDGNELSFFGQEGMSEVLMGNVTFQFQCSSESTNGTGVQGGQIPELIFYGPTTVTALNSPTNSVCPTPIGGPLAAGSAAGGAPASSSSTAIAATGNNPNHSSGEDLAGEGST; encoded by the exons ATGATCGAGGCCTTTGCAAATCACCTAAGCAGCCACCTGGGACGTCATCTCTTATACTGGGCCATTGACACGAGTAACGCTGGAACCGGGGGTGGAACTTCGGGAAACTACGGCCTCAACCTGCGGCTCTCCGAGCTGATTAACAAGTTCCACGGCCCCCTCGAACGGGGGGTGCAGGTGCTGGACCACCTACTGACCCTCGAGGAGGACGACTTTGCTGGCCACTGGGGCAGCGCCTACGCACACAGCTATGAGCCCGAGTACGCGGCACGAGTGCCCGAAAACGAGGAGTTGCCACCGCCTGAACACA TGGAAACCCTTAACAATGGCAACGGGCTGCTCCATTCGCCGCCCCACaatcaccagcagcagcaccagcaacagcagcgcgGAAGCGGAGCCGGTGGAGCAGTATCGCCAACTGGAGGAGGTGCCTCCGCCAGTGCCGACCACAATATTCAGATAACGCAGCCGATCAGTGCCCCTTCATCGCCATTGGCCTCACCGGGCGCCCTTAACAGCAGCACAAGCAGCGGGGGAGGCGGTGGAAGTGGAGGAGGAATTAGCGGCAGTCCCACGGCCTTTTCCTTGCCCTCCGGTTCTGCGGCGGCTGCATTAGCTGCCATCTCAGCCACTCCCACCAGCGGCAGTGGGTCGTACGTTTGCTCGGCCGGGACCAACTGGCACTTTGCTGCTGTGGCGGCCTCCAATGCCATCGATACGGCCGATCCCAACTGGCAGGCCAGCAAGGCCACGGTGCTTGAGAGGAACGCTGCCATGTTTAACAACGAGCTCATGTCAGACGTCAAGTTCATTGTGGGAGGAGAGTTTG ATATTGATCCTATCCAGACCATACCCGCCCACAAATACATTCTCGCCACGGGAAGCTCCGTCTTCTACGCCATGTTCTATGGAGGATTGGCCGAAAACAAGCAGGAAATTAAAGTGCCTGATGTGGAACCCACTGCCTTTCTAACATTGCTAAG GTACCTCTATTGTGATGAAATCAAACTAGAACCTGAACACATCCTGGCTACCCTGTACGCTGCCAAGAAATACATCGTGCCCCATCTGGCCAGAGCCTGCGTTAACTATCTGGAGGTGAAGCTGACGGCAAAAAACGCCTGCCTACTTCTCAGTCAATCGCGTCTGTTCGAGGAGCCAGAACTGATGCAGCGTTGCTGGGAAGTGATAGACGCCCAGGCCGAGATGGCGGTTAAGTCCGAGGATTTTGTGGACATCGACCTCAAGACCTTTGAGTCGATCCTCTCGCGAGAAACACTCAACTGCAAGGAGATCCACCTGTTCGAGGCGGCTCTCAACTGGGCACTCAACGCCTGTGAAAAGATGAGCATCGATGATACCCCGCAAAACAAGCGTCGTTTGCTGGGACAGGCCTTGCACCTCATCCGCATTCCTACGATGACGCTGGAGGAGTTTGCCAACGGCGTAGCCCAAACCGGCATTCTATCGTCCCAGGAAACGATTGATATGTTTCTGCACTTCACCGCCAAGATGAAGCCCTCGCTAGGCTTCCCAACTAGGTCACGTGCAGGCCTGAAGACACAGGTTTGCCACCGCTTCCAGTCGTGTGCTTACCGCTCGAACCAGTGGCGCTACCGTGGACGCTGCGATTCTATTCAGTTTTCGGTTGATAGGAG AATCTTCATTGTTGGATTTGGACTGTATGGCTCGTCGACCGGCGCAGCCAATTACAACGTTAAGATCGAACTCAAGCGGCTGGGACGCACCCTTGCCGAAAACGACACCAAGTTCTTCTCGGATGGGTCGAGCAACACATTCCACGTGTTCTTCGAAAACCCGATTCAGATCGAACCCGAGTGCTACTACACCGCCTCTGTGATCCTGGACGGAAACGAGCTAAGCTTCTTTGGACAGGAGGGCATGTCGGAGGTGCTCATGGGCAATGTGACATTCCAGTTCCAGTGCTCTTCGGAGAGCACCAACGGCACTGGGGTCCAAGGCGGCCAAATTCCTGAGCTGATTTTCTATGGTCCGACCACTGTGACGGCTCTAAATTCACCAACAAATTCTGTGTGTCCCACGCCTATTGGAGGACCTTTGGCCGCGGGATCAGCAGCTGGTGGAGCACCAGCCTCTTCATCTTCCACTGCCATTGCTGCAACTGGTAATAACCCAAACCATAGTTCTGGGGAGGACCTGGCCGGCGAGGGAAGCACCTGA
- the lute gene encoding BTB/POZ domain-containing protein 6-B isoform X3 gives MWPRVLLILSELVETLNNGNGLLHSPPHNHQQQHQQQQRGSGAGGAVSPTGGGASASADHNIQITQPISAPSSPLASPGALNSSTSSGGGGGSGGGISGSPTAFSLPSGSAAAALAAISATPTSGSGSYVCSAGTNWHFAAVAASNAIDTADPNWQASKATVLERNAAMFNNELMSDVKFIVGGEFDIDPIQTIPAHKYILATGSSVFYAMFYGGLAENKQEIKVPDVEPTAFLTLLRYLYCDEIKLEPEHILATLYAAKKYIVPHLARACVNYLEVKLTAKNACLLLSQSRLFEEPELMQRCWEVIDAQAEMAVKSEDFVDIDLKTFESILSRETLNCKEIHLFEAALNWALNACEKMSIDDTPQNKRRLLGQALHLIRIPTMTLEEFANGVAQTGILSSQETIDMFLHFTAKMKPSLGFPTRSRAGLKTQVCHRFQSCAYRSNQWRYRGRCDSIQFSVDRRIFIVGFGLYGSSTGAANYNVKIELKRLGRTLAENDTKFFSDGSSNTFHVFFENPIQIEPECYYTASVILDGNELSFFGQEGMSEVLMGNVTFQFQCSSESTNGTGVQGGQIPELIFYGPTTVTALNSPTNSVCPTPIGGPLAAGSAAGGAPASSSSTAIAATGNNPNHSSGEDLAGEGST, from the exons ATGTGGCCGCGCGTGCTCCTGATTTTGAGCGAACTGG TGGAAACCCTTAACAATGGCAACGGGCTGCTCCATTCGCCGCCCCACaatcaccagcagcagcaccagcaacagcagcgcgGAAGCGGAGCCGGTGGAGCAGTATCGCCAACTGGAGGAGGTGCCTCCGCCAGTGCCGACCACAATATTCAGATAACGCAGCCGATCAGTGCCCCTTCATCGCCATTGGCCTCACCGGGCGCCCTTAACAGCAGCACAAGCAGCGGGGGAGGCGGTGGAAGTGGAGGAGGAATTAGCGGCAGTCCCACGGCCTTTTCCTTGCCCTCCGGTTCTGCGGCGGCTGCATTAGCTGCCATCTCAGCCACTCCCACCAGCGGCAGTGGGTCGTACGTTTGCTCGGCCGGGACCAACTGGCACTTTGCTGCTGTGGCGGCCTCCAATGCCATCGATACGGCCGATCCCAACTGGCAGGCCAGCAAGGCCACGGTGCTTGAGAGGAACGCTGCCATGTTTAACAACGAGCTCATGTCAGACGTCAAGTTCATTGTGGGAGGAGAGTTTG ATATTGATCCTATCCAGACCATACCCGCCCACAAATACATTCTCGCCACGGGAAGCTCCGTCTTCTACGCCATGTTCTATGGAGGATTGGCCGAAAACAAGCAGGAAATTAAAGTGCCTGATGTGGAACCCACTGCCTTTCTAACATTGCTAAG GTACCTCTATTGTGATGAAATCAAACTAGAACCTGAACACATCCTGGCTACCCTGTACGCTGCCAAGAAATACATCGTGCCCCATCTGGCCAGAGCCTGCGTTAACTATCTGGAGGTGAAGCTGACGGCAAAAAACGCCTGCCTACTTCTCAGTCAATCGCGTCTGTTCGAGGAGCCAGAACTGATGCAGCGTTGCTGGGAAGTGATAGACGCCCAGGCCGAGATGGCGGTTAAGTCCGAGGATTTTGTGGACATCGACCTCAAGACCTTTGAGTCGATCCTCTCGCGAGAAACACTCAACTGCAAGGAGATCCACCTGTTCGAGGCGGCTCTCAACTGGGCACTCAACGCCTGTGAAAAGATGAGCATCGATGATACCCCGCAAAACAAGCGTCGTTTGCTGGGACAGGCCTTGCACCTCATCCGCATTCCTACGATGACGCTGGAGGAGTTTGCCAACGGCGTAGCCCAAACCGGCATTCTATCGTCCCAGGAAACGATTGATATGTTTCTGCACTTCACCGCCAAGATGAAGCCCTCGCTAGGCTTCCCAACTAGGTCACGTGCAGGCCTGAAGACACAGGTTTGCCACCGCTTCCAGTCGTGTGCTTACCGCTCGAACCAGTGGCGCTACCGTGGACGCTGCGATTCTATTCAGTTTTCGGTTGATAGGAG AATCTTCATTGTTGGATTTGGACTGTATGGCTCGTCGACCGGCGCAGCCAATTACAACGTTAAGATCGAACTCAAGCGGCTGGGACGCACCCTTGCCGAAAACGACACCAAGTTCTTCTCGGATGGGTCGAGCAACACATTCCACGTGTTCTTCGAAAACCCGATTCAGATCGAACCCGAGTGCTACTACACCGCCTCTGTGATCCTGGACGGAAACGAGCTAAGCTTCTTTGGACAGGAGGGCATGTCGGAGGTGCTCATGGGCAATGTGACATTCCAGTTCCAGTGCTCTTCGGAGAGCACCAACGGCACTGGGGTCCAAGGCGGCCAAATTCCTGAGCTGATTTTCTATGGTCCGACCACTGTGACGGCTCTAAATTCACCAACAAATTCTGTGTGTCCCACGCCTATTGGAGGACCTTTGGCCGCGGGATCAGCAGCTGGTGGAGCACCAGCCTCTTCATCTTCCACTGCCATTGCTGCAACTGGTAATAACCCAAACCATAGTTCTGGGGAGGACCTGGCCGGCGAGGGAAGCACCTGA